The stretch of DNA ATCGAGTTGCGCATGCGCAGCCATTACGAAGAGCGCTACGGGAAAAACTTCATTCCCAAGGACATGACCATCCAGGATTTCGGCGTCAGCTATGAAGAGCTGGAACCATTCTTCGACTATGCCGAAAAAGTCTTCGGCACCTCCGGGCAAGCCTGGACGGTGAAGGGCCAGTTGGTGGGCGAAGGCAAGGGCGGCAACCCTTACGCACCGGATCGCTCCAATCACTTCCCGCTGGAATCGCAGAAGAACACCGTCTCTGCACAGCTGTTCCAGAAGGCCGCCACGGCCGTGGGGTACAAGCCCTACAACCTGCCTTCCGCGAATACATCGGGGCCGTACACCAACCCTTACGGCGCCCAGATGGGCCCGTGCAACTTCTGCGGCTTCTGCAGCGGTTATGTCTGCTACATGTATTCCAAGGCTTCGCCGAACGTGAACATCCTGCCGGCCTTGCGCCAGGAACCCAAGTTCGAACTGCGGCCCAACTCCCACGTGCTGAAGGTCAATCTCGACAGCACCAGGAGCAAGGCGACCGGCGTGACGTATGTCGACGCCCAGGGGCGGGAATGCGAGCAGCCGGCGGACCTGGTGATCCTCGGTTCCTTCCAGTTCAACAACGTGCGCCTGATGCTGCTGTCGGGCATCGGCAAACCCTACGACCCGATCTCCGGTGAGGGCGTGGTGGGCCGCAACTTCGCCTACCAGAACATGGCCACCATCAAGGCGTTCTTCGACAAGGACGTGCACACCAACAACTTTATCGGTGCCGGCGGCAATGGCGTGGCGGTCGATGACTTCAACGCCGACAACTTCGACCATGGGCCTCACGGCTTTGTGGGCGGCTCGCCGATGTGGGTCAACCAGGCGGGCAGCCGGCCGATTGCGGGCACCTCCAACCCGCCGGGCACGCCGGCCTGGGGCAGCGCGTGGAAGCGCGCCACGGCTGATTACTACACCCATCAGGTGTCGATGGATGCCCATGGCGCCCACCAATCCTACCGTGGCAACTACCTCGACCTGGACCCGGTTTACCGCGATGCCTACGGCCTGCCGCTGCTGCGCATGACCTTCGACTGGCAGGAAAACGACATCAAGATGAACCGCTTCATGGTCGAAAAAATGAGCAAGATCGCCGAAGCGATGAACCCCAAGGCGATTGCCTTGCTGGGCAAAAAGGTGGGCGAGCACTTCAACACCGCGTCCTACCAGACCACCCACCTCAACGGTGGCGCGATCATGGGCACCGACCCGAAAACCAGTGCCTTGAACCGCTACCTGCAGTGCTGGGACGTACACAACGTGTTTGTCCCGGGCGCTTCCGCGTTCCCACAAGGCTTGGGCTACAACCCTACGGGCCTGGTGGCGGCGCTGACCTACTGGTCGGCGCGGGCAATTCGCGAGCAGTACCTGAAAAACCCCGGCCCACTGGTTCAGGCATAAGGAGCGATGACCATGAAAGCATTTGTTATCGCGTCCCTGGCTTTGTTCAGCAGCTGCTCGGTGAGTGCGGCTGAAACCGATCTGGTCAAACAGGGTGAATACCTGGCTCGCGCCGGTGACTGTGTGGCCTGCCACACCGCCAAGGGCGGCAAACCGTTCGCCGGTGGCCTGCCGATGGAAACCCCGATCGGCACCATCTACTCCACCAACATCACCCCGGACAAAACCGGCCTGGGCGACTACAGCTTCGAAGACTTCGACCAGGCCGTGCGCCATGGCGTCGCCAAGAACGGTAGTACGCTTTACCCGGCGATGCCCTACCCGTCTTACGCGCGGGTCAGCGAAAGCGACATGCAGGCGTTGTACGCGTACTTCATGAAGGGCGTGGAGCCGGTGGCGCAGGTGAACAAGGACAGCGACATTCCCTGGCCGTTGAGCATGCGCTGGCCGTTGGCCGGATGGCGCTGGATGTTTGCGCCCAAGGTCGAGGACTACCAGGCCCAGGCGGGCGCCGATCCGGTGATCAGCCGTGGCGCTTATCTGGTAGAGGGCCTTGGCCACTGCGGTGCCTGCCATACGCCACGGGCCCTGACTATGCAGGAAAAATCCCTGAGTGCGTCGGATGGCAGCGCTTTCCTGTCCGGCAGTGCGCCGCTGGAAGGCTGGATTGCCAAGAGCCTGCGGGGCGACCACAAGGACGGCCTGGGTAGCTGGAGCGAGGAGCAACTGGTGCAATTCCTCAAGACCGGGCGCAGTGATCGCAGCGCGGTGTTTGGCGGCATGAGCGACGTTGTGGTCCACAGCATGCAGTACATGTCGGAAGAGGATCTGACGGCTATCGCCCGTTACCTCAAGAGCTTGCCGGCGGTGGATCCCAAGGATCAGCCGCACCAGTACGACAAGCAGGTCGCCGACGCGCTGTGGAAGGGTGATGACAGCAAGCCGGGTGCCTCGGTGTACATCGACAACTGCGCGGCGTGCCACCGTACCGACGGCCACGGCTACACCCGCGTGTTCCCGGCGCTGGCGGGCAACCCGGTATTGCAGACGGCGGATGCGACGTCGCTGATCAACATCGTGTTGAACGGCGGCACGTTGCCGGCGACGCATACGGCACCTTCGACCTTCACCATGCCGGCGTTTGCCTGGCGGCTGTCGGATCAGGAAGTGGCGGATGTCGTCAGTTTCGTTCGGGACAGTTGGGGTAATAAGGGAGAGACTGTAAAGGCTTCGCAAGTGAAAGACTTGCGAAAAGATGCAGTAACTACCGAAGCTGATCAAACTTCAGAGAAGTAGTGTCAGTTGCCAGGTTTATAGTTTTATATATAAGCCTGGCAACTAGCCGATTAATTATCGAGGGGCGCAGCTTTTTACAAAGCTATTCGCCATGTTCAGGAAGATGGTCTTGTCCTGTTCATCGAAGTCGCCGTCGTTATCCAGGTCGGTGGTGGAGGAAGTGGTGTCGTAGTGCCCGTCCCTGTTGGAGGAAGAGGCATACATGGCGTAGGACAGTTTACCGTCGGTAAAGCGCTCCATTAATACTTCCGGGCTGTTATCTTTTTCAAAGTCTTCGCATGTAAAGCGTAGTTCATCCTGAGACATAAATATCCTGTAGGTGGTAATGAGTTAAGTTGTGATCATAGCGATGTGTTAATAACTTTATCCATGTCACATATGTCGCGATTTATTTCTTGTTTGGTTACATGTAGGAAGGTGTCATTCCGTTCGTGCGAAGGTCGATGCTAGACCGCGCCGCCCAGTGGTGCTGGTGAAAAGCGATCTTCTCGAATACTGTATATGGATACAGTTTATGAGGTCTGACTATGAATGTCCCTTTGCCGCCTCGCGGGCGCGGCACGGCCACCAACCTGCACAACCGTTTTGCGCCCACCGTCAGCGTGGCGGAAGACGACGGTTGGTATCAGGAAGTGCCACAGACCCAGGGCACCGAAGTCCGTATCGAAACCGCGAAAACCATCATTACCCGCAACAGCTCGCCGGATATCCCGTTTGACCGGGCGATCAACCCGTATCGCGGCTGCGAGCATGGTTGTATCTACTGCTATGCGCGGCCCAGTCACGCGTATTGGGACCTGTCGCCGGGGCTGGACTTCGAAACCAAGCTGATCGCCAAGACCAACGCCGCCGACGTGCTTGAGCAGCAACTGTCGAAACCGGGCTACACCTGCGCGCCGATCAACCTGGGCTCCAACACCGACCCGTACCAGCCCATCGAGCGCGAGTACAAGATCACCCGGCAAACCCTCGAAGTGCTGCTGCGCTACCGTCATCCGGTGACGATCATTACCAAGGGCTCGCTGATCCTGCGGGACCTCGACCTGCTGACCGAGTTGGCGCAGCAGCGGCTGGTGGCGGTGATGATCAGCCTCACCAGCCTGGACGATGAACTCAAGCGCATCCTCGAACCGCGCACGGCTGCGCCCAAGGCCCGGCTGCGGGCGATCCGGGTGATGCGTGAGGCGGGGATCCCGGTGGGCGTGCTGTGTTCGCCGATGATCCCGATGATCAACGACAGCGAGCTGGAAAGCCTGCTGGCCGAAGCTCATGCCGCGGGGGCACAGAGTGCGGCGTACATGATGCTGCGTTTGCCTTTGGAAGTGGCGCCGCTGTTTGAGGAATGGCTGTCGGCCCATTACCCGCAGCGCGCGGCCCATGTGATGAGCCTGGTGCGGCAGGTGCGCGGCGGTGAGGTCTACGACAGCCGCTTCGGTGTACGCATGCGTGGCGAAGGGCCGTTTGCCGATTTGCTGGCGCAACGTTTCGCCAAGGCGATCAAACGATTGGGGCTCAACCGGCGGGAAGGGTTTAATCTGGACTGCACGGCGTTTTGTCCGCCGGGCAGACAGATGGCTTTATTGTAAACTGCCGGATAAGCATACTTTTCTGTAGCAATAGTCGCGTTTTGATATCACTGAAAGCCCCGATCTAGAGCGGCTCATTCAGTTTGAGTTAAGTTTCGGCGGGTACCTTGTTCATCGAGTGACTAATGAGTCGGCGCTTCAGTTTGGGCGCCGGCCGCACTGGAAAACTCCCCTGCTCCAACCAAGAGGATGAATTATGAGTGACAAGGATAAACAGCCGTTGGCTGCGTCGGCTTCAGCCCCTCACGAGGCGGAATCCGCCGATGCAGCGCTGCAGCACATCGTTGAAGGCTTTTTGCATTTCCATAACGAGATCTTCCCCCAGCAGGAAGAGCTCTTCAAAAAACTCGCCACGGCCCAGAGCCCGCGGGCGATGTTCATTACCTGCGCCGACTCGCGCATCGTTCCCGAGCTGATCACCCATAGCTCCCCTGGGGATTTGTTCGTGACCCGTAACGTCGGTAACGTCGTGCCGCCTTATGGGCAGATGAACGGCGGTGTTTCAACGGCTATTGAGTACGCGGTACTGGCCCTTGGTGTGCAGCACATCATCATTTGCGGCCACTCCGACTGCGGCGCCATGCGCGCGGTGCTCAACCCCCAAAGCCTGGAAAAAATGCCCACGGTAAAGGCCTGGCTGCGCCACGCCGAGGTCGCCAAGACCATGGTCCAGGACAACTGCGATTGCGCCAACGAACACGAAAGCATGCACGTGCTGACCGAAGAAAACGTGATCGCCCAACTGCAGCACCTGCGCACTCATCCCTCCGTGGCCTCGCGCATGGCCAACGGGCATTTGTTTATCCATGGCTGGGTCTACGACATCGAGACCAGCGAAATCAGGGCCTACGATGCGGATCAGGCAGCGTTCCTGCCCTTGAACGGTACCCAGCCGATTCCATCCGCGACGCCTAAAGCGCGCTTCTAAAACAATCCCCTGTCGGGTAACGCGATGGCTGCCGTTCGAGCAGCCAGGCCTTGCCACGCCCGGCGAATGCCTCGGGAGAGTCATTATGCGTGCTGCTCAATTGAAAGCTGTGCTGCCACGGGAGCTGCTGGCTTCCGTGGTTGTGTTTCTGGTCGCCCTGCCGCTGTGCATGGGGATCGCCATCGCGTCCGGAATGCCTCCGGCCAAAGGCTTGATCACCGGGATCATCGGTGGCCTGGTGGTCGGTTGGCTGGCGGGGTCGCCGTTGCAAGTCAGCGGTCCGGCGGCAGGTTTGGCGGTGTTGGTGTTCGAACTGGTTCGCCAGCATGGCATGGCCATGCTCGGGCCGATCCTGTTGCTGGCGGGCTTCCTGCAATTGGTGGCCGGGCGTTTGCGCCTGGGCTGCTGGTTCCGCGTGACTGCGCCTGCAGTGGTGTACGGGATGCTGGCGGGGATCGGGGTGCTGATTGTCCTGTCGCAAGTACACGTGATGCTCGACGGTGTGCCAAAGCCCTCGGGGCTGGATAACCTTGCCGGCTTCCCTGCGGCACTGATCCAGGCGATCCCCACATTGGGCGGCGGGCTCGGCTGGCAGGCCGGTTTGCTCGGGCTGTCGACGATTATGGTGATGTGGCTGTGGGACAAGTTCCGCCCGCAAAAACTGCGCTTCGTCCCCGGCGCCCTGCTCGGCGTGGGTCTGGCGACAGCCACCAGCCTGGTGCTGGCGTTGCAGGTCAAGCGGGTGGAGGTGCCGGAAAACCTCGCGGATGCCATCGATTGGCTGCGCCCCAGCGACCTGCTGAACCTGGCGGATCCCAATCTGTTGATCGCCGCGTTCGCCGTGGCATTTATCGCCAGCGCTGAAACGCTGCTTTCGGCGGCGGCAGTCGACCGTATGCACAGTGGCCAGCGTTCCGACTTCGACAAGGAATTGTCGGCACAAGGCGTGGGCAACATGCTGTGTGGCCTGGTCGGCGCCCTGCCGATGACCGGTGTGATCGTGCGCAGTTCGGCCAACGTCCAGGCCGGCGCTACCACGCGTTTGTCGGCGATGTTCCACGGCTTGTGGCTGCTGGCGTTCGTGCTGTTGCTGTCCAGTGTGCTGCAAAGCATTCCGGTGGCAAGCCTGGCGGGTGTGCTGGTGTACACCGGGATCAAGCTCGTGGACATGAAGGCGTTTCGTGGCCTGGCGCGCTACGGGCGAATGCCGATGTTTACCTACGCGGCGACGGCGCTGGCGATCATCTTTACCGACCTGCTGACGGGTGTGTTGGTGGGCTTCGGGTTGACGCTGGTGAAGCTGGCGTTCAAGGCCTCACGCTTGAAGATAAGCCTGATCGACCTGCCGCAGGAGGGCGAGATGGAGCTGCGATTGACGGGGGCCGGGACCTTTCTCAAGGTGCCTGCATTGACCCAGGTGCTGTCGACGGTACCCGCCGGGACCACCTTGCATGTGCCGCTCAGTAACCTGAGTTATATCGACCACTCCTGCCTTGAGCTATTGGAGGAATGGGGTCGGGCCAATGCGGCCAAGGGCTCGAAGCTGATGATCGAGGCGCGGGGGTTGAAGCGCAGGTTGGAAGGACGGGTAAGAACGACGACCGGAATAGGCTCGGCGCCGTCTGTTGGCTGACGAAACCGGATCAAAATGTGGGAGCGGGCTTGCTCGCGAAGGCGCAGTGTCAGTCACTGAATGTGTTTCTGATACACCGCTTTCGCGAGCAAGCCCGCTCCCACATTGGATCTTTGCAAGCCGGCAAATCTAAGCTGGCTGGTCCAGCTCAAGACCCACGCCCAACTGCCGCGACAGGCACGGCCAGCGCTTCCAAGCCGCTTCCGTGTCCGGGCTCTTGAGCTTGTCGCGGTAGGCTTCGACCGACTCCAGCGCAAAACTCTCCTCGTTAAGCATCTCATCCACCGCGTGGTGCACCGCCTCATCCAGCTGATTGGCAAACGCCTCGCCGATCAATTGGTGGGCAATCACGTTCGCCACAGTGGTATCCAGCGGAATCAACGGCTGGCCGAAGTGCTTGATATACAGATCGTTGACCTCTTCCACCAGGCGATGCGCCAGGTAAGCCTCATCCAGCAAACCGTCCAGGCCTTCATGCCCGGCCAGGATCGCCGGCGGCTGCAGGAAGAAATGCTCGGCGATTTTCAGCACCGGTTTGATCTGGCTTTCAATACCGGCTTCGCGGGCGACATCGTTGGCCGCGTCCAGCAGATCGGGGACCTGGTCGATGTAGGCGCTTACAAAACGCGTCATCACGCCCTTGGCGTCGACGTCAGGCACGGAAATCGCCGGGTGCAGGTGCGGTAACTGAACTTCCAGCTGCTGAGCAAGCTGGCCAGTGCTGGATTCGTGTTGATGGGCACGGGAAATCTGCTCGCGCAATGCGGCGGTGTTCATGAAAGCTCCAGTGATGCAGGCGTAGGAAATAGGGAGAGCATAAGGTAGCTCGTTTATACGAGAGCCTAAGACGCATTTGTCATAATTATTTCATGGTTATGCGCTGGCGTTATATCAAATTGCCATCGTTCGTCGGATAACGCGCGCCACCGGTCCTGTTGTGTGGTCCGTTTCCTCATTTTCGTTCATTTGCCCGATCACATTGCGGGGTGGCGGTCGCTGTCTATACTCGATTTTGTACGCAATTAGCTGATGACGCCCGACTGCATGAGCAGGCAAGGCCTGGCGGTTGTAAGCAGTATGGAAGCCGCTCCCTTGGCCGCAGGTGCAAACCGGCGGGATAACAAGAATGATAAGGGGAACCCGCAATGACGCGACATCCACATGTTTGGATGGGCCTCCTGTTGTGGTCAGTATTCGGCCAGGCGCAAGCCGCCTGGACAACGAATATGGCGCCAGGGGCCACTGAAGTCAGTCACGCCGTGTTTGACCTGCACATGACCATTTTCTGGATTTGTGTGGCGATTGGCATCGTCGTGTTTGGCGCGATGTTCTGGTCGATGATCGTTCACCGGCGCTCCACGGGACAGGTGGCAGCCAAGTTCCACGAGAGTACGACGGTGGAGATTCTCTGGACCGTGGTGCCCTTGCTGATCCTGGTGGCGATGGCCATTCCGGCCACCAAGACGCTGATCAACATCTACGACAGCACTGAGTCGGATATCGATATCCAGGTCACCGGCTACCAGTGGAAGTGGCATTACAAATACCTGGGCCAGGATGTCGAGTTCTTCAGCAACCTGGCCACGCCCGCCGAGCAGATCCATAACCAGGCCGTCAAAGGCGAGCATTACCTGTTGGAAGTCGACCAGCCGCTGGTGCTGCCGGTGGGCGCCAAGGTGCGTTTCCTGGTGACCGCTGCAGACGTGATTCACTCCTGGTGGGTGCCGGCGTTTGCGGTGAAGCGTGATGCGATTCCCGGCTTCGTCAACGAGGCCTGGACCCGCATCGAAAAGCCCGGCATCTATCGCGGCCAGTGCGCTGAACTGTGCGGCAAGGACCACGGCTTCATGCCCATCGTGGTGGAGGTCAAATCCAAGGCCGACTACGACACCTGGCTCGGCGAGCGTAAGGAAGAGGCCGCCAAGCTCAAGGAGCTGACCTCCAAGGAATGGACCCTGGATGAGCTGGTGGCTCGTGGCGACAAGATCTACCACACCACCTGCGTCGCCTGTCACCAGGCCGAAGGCCAGGGCCTGCCGCCGATGTTCCCGGCGCTCAAGGGCTCACCTATTGCCACCGGGCCCAAGGAAGACCACCTGCACCGCGTGTACTTCGGCAAGCCCGGCACCGCCATGGCGGCGTTCGGCAAGCAACTGTCGGAAGTCGATATCGCGGCGGTCGTGACCTATGAACGTAACGCCTGGGGCAACAACAAAGGCGACATGGTCACGCCTAAAGACGTGCTGGCTCTGAAACAGGCGGAAAGCAAATGACTTCCTTCATTGCATATTCCCTGAACCGTCCCGCCCACTCGTTCGCAGGAGAAAGGCCATGAGCGCTGTGATCGATGACCACGGTCATGCCGGTGACCACGCTCACGGCCCCGCCAAGGGCCTGATGCGTTGGGTACTGACCACCAACCACAAAGACATCGGCACGATGTACCTGTGGTTCAGCTTCTGCATGTTCCTGCTTGGTGGCTCGTTTGCCATGGTGATCCGTGCCGAGCTGTTCCAGCCGGGTTTACAGATCGTCGAGCCGGCGTTCTTCAATCAGATGACCACCATGCACGGCCTGGTGATGGTGTTCGGTGCGGTGATGCCAGCGTTTGTCGGCCTGGCCAACTGGATGATCCCGTTGATGATCGGCGCGCCCGACATGGCCCTGCCGCGCATGAACAACTTCAGTTTCTGGCTGTTGCCGGCGGCGTTCCTGATGCTGGTTTCCACCCTGTTCATGCCCGGCGGCGGGCCGAACTTCGGCTGGACCTTCTACGCCCCGCTCTCCACCACTTACGCGCCGGAAAGCGTGACGTTCTTCATCTTCGCCATCCACTTGATGGGCATCAGTTCGATCATGGGCGCGATCAACGTCATCGCCACCATCCTCAACCTGCGCGCCCCCGGCATGACGTTGATGAAAATGCCGCTGTTCGTCTGGACCTGGCTGATCACCGCGTTCCTGCTGATCGCGGTGATGCCGGTACTGGCGGGCTGCGTGACCATGATGCTGATGGACATCCACTTCGGCACCAGCTTCTTCAGTGCCGCCGGTGGTGGTGACCCGGTGCTGTTCCAGCATGTGTTCTGGTTCTTCGGCCACCCCGAGGTGTACATCATGATCCTGCCGGCGTTCGGTGCCGTCAGCTCGATCATCCCGACCTTCTCGCGCAAGCCGCTGTTCGGCTACACCTCGATGGTGTACGCCACGGCGAGCATCGCGTTCCTGTCGTTCATCGTGTGGGCGCACCACATGTTCGTGGTGGGCATCCCGCTGGTGGGCGAGCTGTTCTTCATGTACGCCACGCTGCTGATCGCGGTGCCCACGGGCGTGAAAGTGTTCAACTGGGTCAGCACCATGTGGCAAGGCTCGCTGACCTTCGAGACGCCGATGCTGTTCGCGGTGGCCTTCGTGATTCTGTTCACCATCGGCGGTTTCTCCGGGCTGATGCTGGCCATCGCCCCGGCGGACTTCCAGTACCACGACACCTACTTCGTGGTGGCGCACTTCCATTACGTACTGGTGCCTGGGGCGATCTTCGGGATCTTCGCCTCGGCCTACTACTGGCTGCCGAAATGGACCGGCCACATGTACGACGAAACCCTGGGCAAGCTGCACTTCTGGCTGTCGTTCGTGGGGATGAACATGGCGTTCTTCCCGATGCACTTCGTAGGGCTTGCCGGCATGCCGCGTCGGGTGCCGGACTACAACCTGCAGTTCGCCGACTTCAACATGGTCTCCTCCATCGGTGCCTTCACCTTTGGCGCGACGCAGATCTTCTTCCTGTTCATCGTCATCAAGTGCATTCGTGGCGGCCCGCCTGCGCCGGCCAAGCCGTGGGATGGCGCCGAAGGGCTGGAGTGGAGCATTCCTTCGCCCGCGCCGTACCACACCTTCACCACGCCGCCGGAGGTCAAATGAACACCTCCCTATCCTGTGGGAGCTGGCTTGCCTGCGATGGCATCACTTCGGTGTACCTGAAAGACCGAGTTGCCAGCATCGCAGGCAAGCCAGCTCCCACAGAAAGGCCATTCACAGAACATTCATTCGCAGGTGGCCGCCATGCTTGAGTCCGTGCCTATCAAGCGCCTGGTCACGCGCCTGCTGATCCTGGTGGTGGCGATGTTCGCCTTCGGCTTTGCCCTGGTGCCGATCTACGACGTGATGTGCAAGGCGTTCGGCATCAATGGCAAGACCGCCGGGCAGTACGAAGGCGAGCAGGTGGTGGACCCGACGCGGCAGGTGCGGGTGCAGTTCCTGTCCACCAATGCCATCGATATGGTCTGGGAATTCCACTCCAAGGCCGACGAGGTGGTGGTCAATCCCGGCGCAGTCACCGAGATGCTGTTCGTGGCCTACAACCCCACCGACAAGGCGATGACCGCCCAGGCGGTGCCGAGCATTTCGCCGGCCGAGGCGGCGATGTACTTCCACAAGACCGAGTGTTTTTGCTTCACCCAGCAAGTGCTACAGCCAGGTCAGCGCATAGAGATGCCGGTGCGCTTCATTGTCGACCGCGACATGCCGAAGGATGTGAAGCATTTGACCCTGGCGTACACGCTGTTCGATATCACCGCGCGCCAACCGCCCGTGGCTGTCCATACCGGCGGCTAGGCGTTGCTTGCGGGCTCGATTAGGAGAACGAATACATGTCGACTCATGATACGTACTACGTACCAGCACAGAGCAAATGGCCAATAATTGCCACGCTGGGCATGCTGATTACGGTGGTCGGGCTGGCTACCTGGTTTAACGATTTGAAGGCCGCGCGCCCGGAATCCCACGGCCCGCTGATCTTTTTCGTCGGGGGCCTGCTGCTGGCCTACATGATGTTTGGCTGGTTCGGCGCGGTGATCAAGGAAAGCCGCGCCGGTTTGTACAGTTCACAGATGGACCGCTCCTTTCGCTGGGGCATGACCTGGTTCATCTTTTCCGAAGTGATGTTCTTCATCGCTTTTTTCGGTGCGCTGTTTTATGTGCGGCACATGTCGGCGCCGTGGTTGGCGGGCGAAGGCCACAAGGGCATCGCGCACATGCTGTGGCCGAACTTCGAATTCGCCTGGCCGCTGCTGAACAATCCGGACCCGAAAATGTTTCCGGCGCCCAAGGGCACCATCAGCCCCTGGGGCTTGCCGCTGATCAACACGATCTTGCTGGTCAGTTCCAGCGTGACCATCACCATCGCCCACCACGCCTTGCGCAAAGGCCATCGCGGCGCGCTGAAGATCTGGCTGGCGATCACCGTGTTGCTGGGTTGGGCGTTTCTCGGGTTTCAGGCCGAGGAATACATCCATGCCTATAAGGAGTTGGGCCTGACCCTGGGTTCTGGCGTGTACGGCGCGACCTTCTTCATGCTCACCGGCTTCCACGGTGCCCACGTGACCATCGGCACGATCATTTTGTTTGTGATGCTGATGCGCATCCTGAAGGGGCATTTCAACAACGAACACCAGTTCGGGTTCGAGGCGGCCAGTTGGTATTGGCACTTTGTGGACGTGGTGTGGATCGGGCTGTTTTTCTTCGTTTACGTGCTTTGAGGTGTTTCACCAGGGCGCATGAGATACCAGTTGGCCGCTGAAGAAACCCCAGGTGATCAACCCCAGGGTGATCACGGCCAGCACCACACGCACGGTCAAGGCAGTGACGAGGCGGTTGGAGTTGCCCTCGTCCTTGACCAGGAAGAACAAGCCACTGAACAGGCTCACGACGGTAGCAATCAGCATCAGGGCAATGGCTGCTTTGAGCATGGTGGGCTCCGGGGCTCTTTTTTGGAGGGGGCGAGCAATGAGATTCAGTATAGCCAGCGCAGCACCGACCTCTGCGGCAATGCCATGAAACCCTTCCGCCCCGGTATTGCGCCGACGCTGGTGGTACTCGTGCTGCTGCCGTTACTGGTATTTCTCGGCTTTTGGCAGCTGTCTCGCGGTCACGAAAAACAGGCGCTGCTGGACACTTACGCCGAGCGCCGCGCTGCCGAGCCCATGAGCAGTACGCAACTGCAGGCCACCGAAGATCCGGCGTTCCGTCGTGTGCATTTGCGCGGGCAGTTCGATGCCGAGCACAGCGTGTTGCTGGATAACCGCTTTCGCGACGGCAAGGTCGGTGTGGAGCTACTGCAACCTTTCCATGATCAGGCCAGCGGCGAGTGGCTGTTGCTCAATCGTGGCTGGCTGCCCTGGCCGGACCGCCGTGCACCGCCGGTTTTCACCACTCCCGAACAACTGTTGAATCTCGATGCCTGGGTCTATGTGGCGCCTGGCGAGACCTTCCAGTTGCATGCCGATCCGGCGGGCGCACAGTGGCCACGATTGTTGACCGCGCTGCATCCCGCAGCGCTGTGGACCGAGTTGGGCCGCAGCGGATTCGCCTATGAAGTGCGGGCTGAAGCGGGCCCTGGCACTTTCGAAACCAACTGGCCCGTGGTCGCCATGGGCCCGGAAAAACACCTGGGCTATGCCGTGCAGTGGTTCGCCATGGCGGTGGCGCTGTTCGGCCTTTACCTCTACCTCGGATGGCACAACACAAAAAAGGAGAAGCGCCATGGGAGCGGCCATGAATCCACTCAACATGTCTGACACGCCGGCAGCGCCCAATCGGCGCAAGGGCCGCTGGCAACTGATCCTGATCCTGCTGATGGTGGTCGGCCCGATGGTGCTCGCCACCTTTATGTACAAATTGCAGTTCTGGGTGCCGGACAGCCGCAGCTACCACGGCGAGATGATCGGCAATGGCCAGACCCGTGCCGACATTGGCGTGCAGGCTGACGAAGACCGCTGGCAACTGCTGGTCACCGCGCCCACCGCCTGCGCCGCCGACTGCCAGCAACTGGTGTACCTCGCACGCCAACTCCAGATCGGCCTGGGCCGTGATGCCTCCCGCGCCAGCCACGCCCTGGCCAGTGCGCAGCCGGTCAGCACCGCGTATGACGCCAAACTCAAGGCCGAATACCCGCAACTGCAACGCTATTCCCTGGACCTGTCGACCTTCAACAAAGACGCCGCCGCCCAAGGCAGCGGCGATGCCCAGC from Pseudomonas sp. NC02 encodes:
- a CDS encoding SURF1 family protein; amino-acid sequence: MKPFRPGIAPTLVVLVLLPLLVFLGFWQLSRGHEKQALLDTYAERRAAEPMSSTQLQATEDPAFRRVHLRGQFDAEHSVLLDNRFRDGKVGVELLQPFHDQASGEWLLLNRGWLPWPDRRAPPVFTTPEQLLNLDAWVYVAPGETFQLHADPAGAQWPRLLTALHPAALWTELGRSGFAYEVRAEAGPGTFETNWPVVAMGPEKHLGYAVQWFAMAVALFGLYLYLGWHNTKKEKRHGSGHESTQHV
- a CDS encoding twin transmembrane helix small protein, giving the protein MLKAAIALMLIATVVSLFSGLFFLVKDEGNSNRLVTALTVRVVLAVITLGLITWGFFSGQLVSHAPW